One stretch of Bosea vaviloviae DNA includes these proteins:
- a CDS encoding ABC-type transport auxiliary lipoprotein family protein: MTMSILPARLAVPTTLLAAVLMLAGCGGGSAPTTYDLSAPRDFGRIGGSRVALVVAEPTTVQALDSDRVIVKDASGALSFLGGAQWADRVPKLVQTRLIQTFENGNRLGSVARPGERIVPDAQLNTDIRSFNIDTASGAAVVEITAKLVGDRSGKVQRARLFTARVPAAAGDGGAAAQALDRALSQVLIEIVRWAR, encoded by the coding sequence ATGACGATGTCGATCCTACCTGCGCGCCTAGCTGTCCCGACCACGCTGCTTGCCGCCGTGCTGATGCTGGCCGGGTGTGGCGGCGGATCCGCGCCGACGACCTACGACCTCTCGGCGCCGCGCGATTTCGGTCGCATCGGTGGCTCGCGCGTGGCCCTCGTCGTCGCAGAGCCGACGACGGTGCAGGCGCTGGACTCCGACCGTGTCATCGTCAAGGACGCCTCCGGCGCGCTCTCCTTCCTTGGCGGCGCGCAATGGGCCGACCGCGTGCCCAAGCTGGTGCAGACGCGCCTGATCCAGACCTTCGAGAACGGCAATCGCCTCGGTTCCGTCGCGCGTCCCGGCGAGCGCATCGTGCCCGATGCCCAGCTCAACACCGATATCCGCAGCTTCAACATCGACACCGCGAGCGGAGCTGCCGTCGTCGAGATCACCGCCAAGCTGGTGGGAGACCGCTCCGGCAAGGTCCAGCGCGCGCGCCTGTTTACGGCCCGCGTGCCGGCTGCCGCGGGCGATGGCGGCGCAGCCGCGCAGGCGCTCGACAGGGCGCTGTCGCAGGTGCTGATCGAGATCGTGCGCTGGGCGCGCTGA
- a CDS encoding serine hydrolase domain-containing protein has translation MPGVDDWPGGEWDWTAPEQAGWDTDILAQARAYSQSIGTASFIVVQHGRIVDSWGDIGRRLQLYSVRKSLLSALIGIAVAEGKIELDATLGSLGIDDVPPVLTEAEKQATVRQLLQSRSGIYRPALVEMPSQVARRPVRGSHPPGTFWYYNNWDFNVLGTIYERAVGASIFEMFQQRIGNPVGMQDYRPRDGGYIRGDVSLHPAYPFHMSARDLARFGLLYLRSGRWRDRAVVSPSWVQESTTASSETYLRSGYGYMWWTGFPDRRVEIMNLSPGGFWADGNYGQFIIIDPVNDLVVVHQTDTAKVNERQMGHLMWLLLTAAHAGDPGHDPNAARR, from the coding sequence TTGCCCGGTGTCGATGACTGGCCTGGCGGCGAGTGGGATTGGACAGCTCCCGAGCAAGCGGGGTGGGACACGGATATCCTGGCCCAGGCGCGGGCCTACTCGCAGTCCATCGGCACGGCGAGCTTCATCGTGGTGCAGCATGGCCGCATCGTCGACAGCTGGGGCGATATCGGCCGCCGGCTGCAATTGTACTCGGTGCGCAAGAGCCTTCTGAGCGCCCTGATCGGCATTGCCGTGGCGGAGGGCAAGATCGAGCTCGACGCCACGCTGGGCTCGCTTGGCATCGATGATGTTCCGCCCGTCCTCACCGAGGCCGAGAAACAGGCGACGGTTCGACAGTTGCTGCAGTCCCGGTCGGGCATCTATCGACCCGCCCTCGTCGAGATGCCGAGCCAGGTCGCGCGCCGCCCTGTTCGAGGGAGTCATCCGCCCGGTACGTTCTGGTATTATAACAACTGGGACTTCAATGTTCTCGGAACGATCTACGAACGCGCTGTCGGCGCGTCGATCTTCGAGATGTTCCAGCAACGCATCGGCAATCCCGTCGGCATGCAGGATTATCGGCCACGCGATGGTGGCTACATCAGGGGCGACGTTTCGCTGCATCCCGCCTACCCGTTCCATATGAGCGCGCGGGATCTGGCGCGGTTCGGCCTGCTCTATCTGCGTTCCGGGCGCTGGCGCGACAGGGCCGTCGTCTCACCATCATGGGTCCAGGAGAGCACGACCGCCTCGTCGGAAACCTATCTGCGGTCCGGCTACGGCTATATGTGGTGGACCGGTTTCCCCGACCGGCGCGTCGAGATCATGAACCTGTCTCCCGGCGGCTTCTGGGCCGATGGGAATTATGGACAGTTCATCATCATCGACCCCGTGAACGACCTGGTCGTCGTTCACCAGACCGATACCGCCAAGGTCAATGAGCGGCAGATGGGCCATCTGATGTGGCTGCTTTTGACCGCGGCGCACGCCGGTGATCCGGGGCACGACCCCAACGCGGCGCGCAGGTGA